Proteins from one Mercurialis annua linkage group LG7, ddMerAnnu1.2, whole genome shotgun sequence genomic window:
- the LOC126655945 gene encoding protein HHL1, chloroplastic — translation MEVGLSLNALIRVPLSNYSENGVLVKHSLFSTRTTLHKPLKKQSLLVVKAKGKRGMQSRQRQMPQAPSLPKIEDDGNPKFLIFIRMANVYLWYPLSIVSGGTTAKIMVAAKDNFMGKYIYKNTLDRNLAAVIYKDEKQIQTTAFKQHRVLRSATEFRYGYKLVENGNIRAALSTSDVIELPTPDKLKTVVDKVRDFFGDAKESFGKITALNSTDEPEEIPAEKAK, via the exons ATGGAGGTGGGTCTGTCTCTAAATGCATTAATTAGGGTTCCTCTGTCAAATTATTCTGAAAATGGAGTACTAGTTAAGCATTCACTGTTCTCCACAAGAACAACACTACACAAACCCTTAAAAAAACAGAGTTTATTGGTGGTTAAAGCTAAAGGAAAACGAGGAATGCAATCACGGCAGCGTCAAATGCCTCAAGCTCCGTCTTTACCCAAGATTGAAGACGACGGAAACCCTAAATTTCTCATCTTCATCCGCATGGCCAAT GTTTATCTTTGGTACCCATTGAGTATTGTGAGTGGTGGTACTACTGCAAAAATTATGGTTGCTGCAAAAGATAATTTTATGGGGAAgtacatttacaaaaatactcttGATAGAAATCTTGCTGCTGTTATTTACAAA GATGAGAAGCAGATACAGACGACTGCATTTAAACAACATCGTGTGTTGCGATCAGCAACCGAGTTCAGATATGGTTACAAACTTGTT GAAAATGGAAATATTAGGGCTGCCCTTTCGACCTCAGATGTTATTGAG CTTCCTACACCAGACAAACTCAAAACAGTAGTTGATAAAGTGAGAGATTTCTTTGGAGATGCAAAAGAATCTTTTGGAAAGATCACTGCTCTAAATTCAACGGATGAACCAGAGGAAATTCCTGCAGAAAAGGCCAAGTGA
- the LOC126655947 gene encoding stemmadenine O-acetyltransferase-like yields MKMKLEVDFISQELIKPLSPTPEHLRRLHLSFLDQVQSPVCMPIVLFYSKNSNSERCIVLKKSLSKALTMFYPLAGRINNDTFIDCNDEGVLFVEAQVNCQLSDILPNYNPSDSNKLIPLQPDQGKDLVSFFQVTFFKCGGFCISFSLLHKLGDALSQFQFLNSWAAITRGDHSDNISIPIFGTAKLFPPLKLHSGFDNGELLGNDEKIVTKRFVFDASTIAAFQAKFGHEIGYTSSRVIALVAVLWSRFRAVIQTKKTDSNYIWTLTNYVNFRPRAEPPFSEMYFGNFITTAFVQVNIKDRSADEKYNDDARVVSQIRDVLRSVDKKYVENLQKTDVVFNLRQEEVRKLVNGEVIDFFCTSLCKMRIYEADFGWGKPVFVGSAHLPFNNGVSLFDTKDGGGIEAWITLKEEDMAKLEVDKEFLAYVNSSTHPFKLNANSRI; encoded by the exons ATGAAAATGAAGCTTGAAGTTGACTTCATCTCCCAAGAGCTAATCAAGCCATTATCCCCTACGCCGGAGCATCTTCGCCGGCTCCACCTTTCATTTCTCGACCAAGTTCAGTCGCCAGTTTGTATGCCCATCGTCCTTTTTTACTCCAAAAATTCCAATTCTGAAAGATGCATTGTATTAAAGAAATCTCTATCAAAAGCCCTAACTATGTTCTATCCTCTTGCTGGGAGAATTAATAATGATACCTTCATAGACTGCAATGACGAGGGTGTCCTCTTCGTCGAAGCTCAGGTAAACTGTCAACTCTCAGATATTCTTCCAAATTATAACCCTAGCGACAGCAACAAGTTGATTCCTCTTCAACCTGACCAAGGCAAAGATCTCGTTTCATTTTTTCAGGTTACATTCTTTAAATGTGGCGGATTTTGCATTTCATTCTCTTTGTTGCATAAACTTGGCGACGCCTTATCGCAGTTTCAGTTCTTGAATAGTTGGGCTGCCATTACGCGCGGAGACCATTCTGATAACATCAGTATTCCTATCTTTGGTACTGCGAAATTGTTTCCGCCCTTAAAATTGCACTCTGGGTTTGACAACGGAGAGTTGCTCGGGAATGATGAGAAAATCGTCACGAAAAGGTTTGTCTTTGATGCTTCCACCATAGCAGCTTTTCAAGCTAAGTTCGGCCATGAAATTGGCTACAC GTCTTCTAGA GTAATAGCTTTAGTCGCTGTCTTATGGAGCCGGTTCAGGGCCGTCATTCAGACAAAGAAAACAGACAGTAATTATATCTGGACGCTCACTAATTATGTGAACTTTAGGCCAAGAGCGGAGCCACCGTTTTCAGAGATgtattttggtaattttattACTACAGCCTTTGTGCAGGTTAACATAAAAGACCG GTCCGCAGATGAAAAATACAATGATGATGCTCGAGTTGTTAGTCAAATACGCGATGTCCTAAGAAGCGTGGATAAAAAATATGTCGAAAATCTTCAAAAGACTGATGTGGTGTTCAATTTAAGGCAAGAAGAAGTTAGGAAATTGGTTAATGGAGAGGTGATTGATTTTTTCTGCACTAGCTTATGCAAGATGCGAATATATGAAGCTGATTTCGGATGGGGAAAGCCTGTGTTTGTAGGTTCAGCTCATTTGCCTTTCAACAATGGAGTTTCATTATTCGATACGAAAGACGGAGGTGGTATAGAGGCATGGATAACCTTGAAGGAGGAAGACATGGCTAAACTTGAGGTTGATAAGGAGTTTCTTGCATATGTTAATTCTTCTACTCATCCATTCAAATTGAATGCTAATTCAAGAATATGA
- the LOC126655939 gene encoding probable carboxylesterase 16: MPSIITKLYSVFFKYQQKHLLQNLSEQSLITNNKPNNPFGITSRTHESSIASNPIFTDGVATKDIHIDHFSSLSLRIFLPESALSLSSINASRYGGYSPPSGNNLRRKLPVMLQFHGGGFVSGSNESVGNDVFCRRMAKLCDVIVVAVGYRLAPESKFPAAFEDGIRVLNWLCKQANLAACRRLGVQGGIFDSFGASMLEPWLAAHGDPSRCVILGASSGANIADYVAQKAIEAGKLLNPVKVVAQVLMYPFFIGSIPTQSEVKLANSYFYDKAMCTLAWKLFLPQEEFKLDHPAANPLLPGRQIIPLKYMPPTLIVVAENDLMRDRAIAYSEELRKVNVDAPLLEYKDAVHEFATLDVLLHTPQARACAEDIAIWVKKYVSIRGHEFSY, translated from the exons ATGCCAAGCATAATCACTAAACTTTACAGTGTTTTCTTCAAATACCAACAGAAACACCTTCTACAAAATCTATCTGAACAATCTTTAATcacaaataataaaccaaacaaTCCATTCGGCATAACTTCAAGAACTCATGAATCTTCCATTGCAAGCAATCCAATATTCACCGATGGCGTCGCCACTAAAGATATTCATATAGATCATTTCTCTTCGCTCTCTCTACGAATCTTTCTGCCCGAATCTGCGCTTTCTTTGTCATCGATAAACGCCTCTCGTTACGGTGGCTACTCGCCGCCTTCGGGTAATAACTTGCGGAGGAAGTTACCGGTGATGTTGCAGTTTCATGGAGGCGGTTTTGTTAGTGGGAGTAATGAGTCGGTTGGAAATGATGTTTTCTGTAGGAGAATGGCTAAGCTGTGTGATGTGATTGTTGTTGCTGTTGGGTATAGATTGGCTCCTGAAAGTAAGTTTCCTGCTGCTTTTGAGGATGGGATTAGGGTTTTGAATTGGTTATGTAAGCAAGCTAATTTAGCTGCTTGTAGAAGATTAGGTGTTCAAGGTGGAATTTTTGATAGTTTTGGTGCTTCTATGCTTGAGCCTTGGTTGGCTGCCCATGGTGATCCTTCTAG ATGTGTAATACTTGGAGCAAG ctCAGGTGCAAATATAGCAGATTATGTAGCACAGAAGGCCATAGAAGCAGGCAAGTTATTAAATCCTGTTAAGGTTGTAGCACAAGTTCTGATGTACCCGTTTTTCATTGGAAGCATTCCGACGCAGTCCGAGGTTAAGCTAGCAAATTCATACTTCTACGACAAGGCGATGTGCACGCTGGCTTGGAAACTCTTCTTACCTCAGGAAGAATTCAAGCTAGATCATCCAGCTGCAAACCCTCTTCTACCCGGAAGACAGATCATACCTCTGAAATACATGCCCCCGACGCTAATAGTTGTGGCGGAAAATGACTTGATGAGAGACAGGGCGATTGCTTATTCCGAGGAGCTGCGTAAAGTTAATGTGGATGCACCCCTTCTTGAGTATAAGGATGCAGTGCACGAGTTTGCTACGCTGGATGTGCTTTTGCATACGCCTCAAGCGCGAGCTTGTGCAGAGGATATCGCTATATGGGTGAAAAAGTATGTTTCTATCAGAGGCCATGAGTTTTCTTACTGA
- the LOC130014864 gene encoding tryptamine 5-hydroxylase-like produces the protein MNIKHNKRSGRLRPEKEALTRTICNTSIHESCNKRENTTTSASPCTVSAEKCVLDGYEIPAKTRVLINSYAVRKELESWENPTDYNPDRFVEVDIDFKDQDFRFLPFRGGRRGCPSYSFGLATNEITLARLLYYFDWELPHGDEADNVDLSETFGLATRKKTALVIVPIIYKDCQLSGNDI, from the exons ATGAACAT AAAGCACAACAAGAGGTCCGGAAGGTTGCGTCCGGAAAAGGAAGCATTGACGAGAACAATCTGCAACACCAGCATACATGAAAGCTGTAATAAAAGAGAGAATACAACCACATCCGCCAGTCCCTGTACTGTTTCCGCAGAAAAATGTGTTCTTGATGGCTATGAAATACCTGCTAAAACTCGGGTTTTAATAAACTCGTATGCTGTCAGGAAGGAACTGGAATCATGGGAGAATCCTACAGACTACAATCCTGATAGGTTTGTGGAAGTAGACATTGATTTTAAGGATCAAGATTTCAGGTTTTTACCATTCAGAGGAGGAAGGCGGGGTTGCCCAAGTTATTCCTTCGGATTAGCAACAAACGAAATTACGCTTGCTCGACttctatattattttgattgGGAATTGCCTCATGGAGATGAAGCAGATAATGTTGACCTCAGTGAGACTTTTGGGCTAGCCACAAGGAAGAAAACTGCCCTGGTTATAGTCCCAATAATTTATAAAGACTGCCAGTTAAGTGGAAATGACATTTAG
- the LOC126657283 gene encoding stemmadenine O-acetyltransferase-like — MKLEVEFICQDLIKPSSPTPHHLHHLRLSFLDGLQPPICMPIVLFYSKESNSENSVRCNELKKSLSKTLTMFYPLAGRVNNNTFIDCNDEGAFFVQAQANCQLSDILQNYNPSDSNKLIPLQPHQCKNYATFFQVTFFNCGGLCVSFSLSHKLGDALSQFQFLNSWAVVARGDSVISTPLFGTATLFPPIKLQSGFDAGVLVEKDNKIVTKRFIFKNSIIEALRAKYADEIGYSPSRIVALAGFIWSRFRAAVQRKEADGNIYSLHNLVNLRPKMERPLSNLSFGNLVTSASVQANMNAKHDGDARIVSEMSNAIRSVNTEYVKYLQKTNVIINLMKEEVKKLVKGDVIGFYFTSLCKIPIYEVDFGWGKPVFVGSAQLPFKNQVSFLDTRKGGGVEAWVNLKEEDMAKFEIDKDLLEHVDDRPFMIETLKLDLNSRL, encoded by the exons ATGAAGCTTGAAGTAGAGTTCATCTGCCAAGACCTAATCAAGCCAAGTTCTCCTACacctcatcatcttcatcatcttcGCCTATCATTTCTCGACGGATTACAACCGCCGATTTGTATGCCTATCGTCCTTTTTTACTCCAAGGAATCCAATTCTGAAAATTCTGTAAGATGCAACGAACTAAAAAAATCCCTATCAAAAACCCTAACTATGTTCTACCCTCTTGCTGGACGAGTTAATAACAATACCTTTATAGACTGCAACGACGAGGGTGCCTTCTTCGTCCAAGCTCAGGCGAACTGTCAACTCTCAGATATTCTTCAAAACTATAACCCTAGCGACAGCAACAAGTTGATTCCTCTTCAGCCTCACCAATGCAAAAATTATGCTACATTTTTTCAGGTTACGTTCTTTAATTGCGGCGGTTTATGCGTTTCATTCTCTTTGTCGCATAAACTTGGCGACGCCTTATCGCAGTTTCAGTTCTTGAATAGTTGGGCTGTTGTTGCTCGCGGAGATTCTGTTATTAGTACTCCTCTCTTCGGTACGGCGACATTGTTTCCGCCTATAAAACTGCAGTCCGGGTTTGACGCTGGAGTGTTGGTCGAGAAAGATAATAAAATCGTCACGAAAAGGTTCATCTTTAAAAATTCCATCATAGAAGCTCTTCGAGCTAAGTATGCCGACGAAATTGGTTACAGTCCGTCAAGGATTGTGGCTTTAGCTGGTTTCATATGGAGCCGATTTAGGGCGGCTGTTCAAAGAAAAGAAGCAGATGGTAATATCTATTCGTTGCATAATTTAGTGAACTTGAGGCCAAAAATGGAACGGCCGCTATCAAATTTGTCTTTTGGAAATCTTGTGACTTCAGCCTCCGTGCAGGCTAACATGA ATGCCAAACACGACGGCGATGCTCGGATTGTTAGTGAAATGAGTAATGCTATAAGAAGTGTGAACACAGAATACGTAAAGTATCTTCAAAAGACAAATGTGATCATCAATTTAATGAAAGAAGAAGTTAAAAAATTGGTTAAAGGAGATGTGATTGGATTTTATTTCACTAGTTTATGCAAGATTCCAATATATGAAGTTGATTTTGGATGGGGAAAGCCTGTGTTTGTAGGTTCAGCTCAGTTGCCTTTCAAGAACCAAGTTTCATTCTTGGATACTAGAAAAGGAGGTGGTGTTGAAGCATGGGTTAACTTGAAGGAGGAAGACATGGCTAAATTTGAGATTGACAAGGACCTTCTTGAACATGTTGATGATCGTCCATTTATGATTGAGACCTTGAAATTGGATCTTAATTCGAGACTATGA
- the LOC126655946 gene encoding transcription factor MYB20-like, with protein sequence MGRQPCCDKVGLKRGPWTIEEDQKLMNFILHNGIQCWRLVPKLSGLLRCGKSCRLRWMNYLRPDLKRGAFTEAEEDQIIELHSRLGNKWSKIAAQFPGRTDNEIKNHWNTRIKKKLKALGIDPLTHNRIENTEDFESAKEATASNSSENLLKNGISSREPDAVSDMTLRTDKSESFSSSRMDETFPQDEHWIDNMDYLLSWDGFTSNLEEIFPFDSHL encoded by the exons ATGGGAAGACAACCTTGTTGTGATAAGGTTGGATTAAAGAGAGGTCCATGGACCATTGAAGAAGATCAAAAACTCATGAATTTCATTCTCCATAATGGGATTCAATGTTGGAGACTGGTTCCTAAACTTTCAG GGTTGTTAAGGTGTGGAAAGAGTTGCAGATTAAGATGGATGAATTATTTGAGACCTGATTTGAAGAGAGGAGCATTCACAGAAGCTGAAGAAGATCAAATCATTGAGCTTCATTCGCGATTAGGGAACaa GTGGTCTAAAATTGCTGCACAATTTCCTGGGAGAACAGATAATGAGATAAAAAATCATTGGAATACAAGAATCAAGAAGAAATTAAAGGCACTTGGCATAGACCCTCTAACTCACAATCGTATCGAAAATAcggaggattttgaatccgccAAGGAAGCAACAGCAAGCAATTCATCAGAAAATTTACTGAAAAATGGTATTTCGAGCAGGGAGCCGGATGCAGTATCTGATATGACTCTACGTACCGATAAATCGGAATCATTCTCTTCATCAAGAATGGATGAAACATTCCCACAAGACGAGCATTGGATTGATAATATGGATTATTTATTATCATGGGATGGTTTTACTAGTAATTTGGAAGAGATTTTTCCTTTTGACAGTCACCTATGA